A region of Thermorudis peleae DNA encodes the following proteins:
- a CDS encoding ribonuclease activity regulator RraA: protein MITVPDIERPPRELIEQLRHVSSATATGALYRLGFRDSHLRGLTAWTPGAHIVGPALTLQFMPKREDVYTLEEYGDPERQLHRHVLYVAQPGDVVVVDARGHLGSGVFGEMMLTYFKAKGGIGVVVDGCIRDYPRVKQLGLGLWLRGVTPNFHTQTDIFPFAVNVPIACGERLIFPGDIIIADDDGAVVVPRQHAEAVLQDAREHAEWEEFSRERLAQGGDLRKYYPLTEEAQAEYAEWRRTRGH, encoded by the coding sequence ATGATCACCGTGCCTGATATCGAACGGCCACCCCGCGAGTTGATCGAGCAACTGCGCCACGTCAGCAGCGCCACTGCGACCGGCGCGCTCTACCGCCTCGGCTTCCGCGACTCCCACCTGCGCGGCCTGACCGCCTGGACACCCGGCGCCCATATCGTCGGCCCGGCACTCACGCTCCAGTTCATGCCGAAACGCGAGGATGTCTACACGCTCGAAGAGTACGGCGATCCCGAGCGGCAGCTCCACCGCCACGTGCTCTACGTCGCGCAGCCCGGCGATGTCGTCGTCGTCGACGCACGCGGCCACCTGGGCAGTGGCGTCTTCGGCGAGATGATGCTCACCTACTTCAAAGCCAAGGGCGGTATCGGCGTCGTCGTCGATGGCTGCATCCGCGACTATCCCCGCGTCAAGCAGCTGGGGCTGGGGCTGTGGCTGCGCGGCGTCACCCCCAACTTCCACACGCAGACCGATATCTTCCCCTTCGCCGTCAACGTCCCGATCGCCTGTGGCGAACGGCTCATCTTTCCCGGCGACATCATCATCGCTGACGATGACGGCGCCGTTGTCGTCCCCCGCCAGCACGCCGAGGCCGTGCTCCAGGACGCGCGTGAACACGCCGAGTGGGAGGAGTTCTCGCGCGAGCGGCTGGCCCAGGGCGGCGATCTGCGGAAGTACTATCCCTTGACCGAGGAAGCGCAAGCAGAATATGCCGAGTGGCGGCGCACCCGTGGACACTAG
- a CDS encoding mannonate dehydratase produces the protein MALEFALFLPAEPSERWQLARQLGVSHVVAPLPFTIRGGHVAANQPGVPQPIVPPEVPPPDHRPWDFMPLLLMKQRFNEAGFTVSVIEASPPMHRARLGLPGRDEEIEWVITLIRNMGKLEIPVWCWNWMAVINWARTSITTPTRGGALVTSYDHELMERAGPTEVGTVTEQQLWDSLAYFLKAVVPVAEEAGVKLALHPDDPPVPSLRGIARILITPEAMERAISLVPSPVNGITFCQGVFSTMGVHVPTWIRHFGARRAIHFVHFRDVRGGPTKFVETFHDDGQTDMFEAMRTYYEIGFDGVMRPDHTPTMAGEPNDQPGYMMLGRLFAIGYMKGLLEGVQKTSQYPVTAPAHA, from the coding sequence ATGGCACTCGAGTTCGCGCTCTTTCTACCGGCCGAGCCCAGTGAACGCTGGCAATTAGCCCGCCAGCTCGGCGTGAGCCACGTCGTCGCCCCCTTGCCGTTCACGATCCGCGGCGGGCACGTCGCCGCTAACCAGCCCGGCGTCCCCCAGCCAATCGTCCCGCCCGAAGTCCCGCCGCCCGACCATCGCCCCTGGGACTTTATGCCCCTGCTGCTGATGAAGCAGCGCTTCAACGAGGCCGGGTTCACCGTCAGCGTCATTGAGGCCTCGCCGCCGATGCACCGGGCGCGCCTCGGCCTGCCAGGCCGGGACGAGGAGATCGAGTGGGTCATCACGCTCATCCGCAACATGGGCAAGCTCGAGATTCCGGTGTGGTGCTGGAACTGGATGGCGGTGATCAACTGGGCCCGCACCTCGATCACGACGCCAACCCGCGGCGGCGCGCTCGTCACCAGCTACGACCACGAGCTGATGGAACGCGCCGGGCCAACGGAGGTCGGCACCGTCACGGAGCAGCAACTCTGGGACTCGCTCGCCTACTTTCTCAAGGCCGTGGTGCCGGTCGCTGAAGAGGCTGGAGTCAAGCTCGCGCTCCACCCCGACGACCCGCCGGTACCGTCGTTGCGCGGCATCGCCCGCATTCTGATCACGCCGGAGGCGATGGAACGCGCCATCTCCCTCGTACCCAGCCCGGTCAACGGCATCACGTTCTGTCAGGGCGTCTTCTCGACGATGGGCGTCCACGTGCCGACCTGGATTCGCCACTTCGGCGCCCGCCGCGCCATCCACTTTGTCCACTTCCGTGACGTGCGCGGTGGCCCCACCAAGTTCGTCGAGACGTTCCACGACGACGGCCAGACCGACATGTTCGAGGCGATGCGCACGTATTATGAGATCGGCTTCGATGGGGTCATGCGCCCTGACCACACGCCGACGATGGCCGGTGAGCCGAACGACCAGCCCGGCTACATGATGCTCGGCCGGCTTTTCGCCATCGGCTACATGAAAGGGCTGCTCGAAGGCGTCCAAAAGACAAGCCAGTATCCAGTCACTGCCCCCGCTCACGCCTAG